The region ccagattcgacaaccccaccaggctaatttatggcactgccgcctggatcaaacatatgatttggcataaaagccagggagacgagcctatcagggaagatcgcactcgatttcccacactgtgcatattctgtatatgtgtgttgcgaaagcaggctgggtaagattctTTACtctatactttttattttcaatttgtctaATTGTAATTGACTGATATTCTACGTTAACtgcctacctgtctgcaaataaactattttgcttgtaacttgcgtgatctccatgactctaattcatcttgtaccttttcagcctaaattacaactgaaatactcagggggaaatggtggccaaaagaccgaccgatcggcggggcggtacacctgtgatagttctaagttgtgaggccagcaatttctgtcccttaaagggtcgggcgacgcaaggctcttgtaatctggtgcgaagggaacccatgggcgttatgTTGGCGTTGGTTCctaccaaattagctctaaggagcccagacaatgctacgccgacctgggctcgcaaatatcatggcaggtttgcatgtattgtgttgattggaccctcagcctctgagttctccaccgaactgagatttcagcagtaatgctaatcccgggagcatatattgagtaatggtggcgcaggtacgagtcgagtgtaatcactcccgaggtctgcgtaagttacaaacccaaatttctaaattatattttaaatggagtcagataaacgagtaaaactatagcaaccactaagcgtacaatacggccccgtttacgaacggagaatattaagaatcgtactgatccgtttctggccagctgtaaacgggatatggggcaggtcaatccatatccgacccgtggcaacggacccagtatattcttaaacataattgtgctctgtcctTGGACGGAGGATGATAATTACAATCTCTTATTTACTTCACAACAGCCAGGGAAAAActcgtcgtcccttcacctccagctattccctcattggtctagctgtgcgggTTCTACAATGGTGATGGATTTTACATGTTACCTGATGGAATGACAGAATATAGTTCATTTTGGcagagattaactaaattatgtaaaatgttCAATATCTTTTTTCATAGAAGTTATGAGTAAAATTCTCTCCCAAGGCGCTCAATAGCATAATTAATAGCCAGTGTGGGCtattttcatcactgatttGTGAATATCAGGTTCACAATATTCATGGTTTGCTGAAGCTGATGACACCGCCAAATAGAACTGGCCAGTCACAGCAGGCCAAGTTGCTTCGTTCAGTGAAATTGGATACATGTTCAGATGGTATTAAAACACGATCGGCACCTGGGGTGAAACGGTTTGGACTCATCTTGAAGCAGCTATGAGAGGGGGAACGATCATCCTGCTGTTCCTCTGCTTGCTGGGCACCAGTCTAGGTAAGCACACTAAATGTTTGTACACTGCTACTTTTTCAGGAAGCataaatatactgtaggttccgaagggtaatgttttatttcaaattggtGTTCAATTTCCGTTCGTTATTAAGAACGGACTCAATAGTAATGCTTGAATAAATCAAAAGTCATagttaaattaatattaaagagaatattaaaaattaaattcgATTTTTATATAAGTAGGCTGAAATATAATTCTTgaatagctagttggcttagTTCAGTGTTGGAACAACATTGAGACGGACAACCTGTTACAAAAAGAAAGGTAAAATTACGGTGGGAGGCCGCGTGGAGTGCGTCATCAATGACGTATACAAAGGCGTTTCCCTGTTAGAAAAAGTTACATTGGCCCCAACAAACTGATATTTTGTTGTCAAGAGCTCACTCATCTATTTTGCTAAAAATGTAAAACGCTTTTATTTATTAGTAAAgtctataaatatttggacattatTTTAACTGTCTACCATAGGATATTGACGTTGATATGAGCTATGAGCTCAGTGGTGACTTTCAGCTTtactttgagggtatttacatctaaatcgAACAGTGTAGGAAgtgcagccctttttatacatagtctccccaattttcagccaaatgtcgGGCACACTCTTGACACTCAGTACATGTCACAGTTATGTGTATTAACTGGCTGCCTCCTTGCCTGTTATCTCCTCAGCAATGGATTGCCGGGAAGTTGCAGGAAAACTGAAGCAGATTGATGCAGGGGTCGGTCAGGTTTTTGGAGTGGCTAATGACAACAGCATCTACACCATTTATGGGCGAACCTGGACCCACATACCTGGGGCCCTAAAGCATGTTACTGTGGGACCCGCTGGGGTCTGGGGGGTCAACACAGACAATCAAATCTTCAAACTTGTGGGTGGTGTCTGGGTCCTGGTGGAAGGTGAGCAAtgatatttgcatgaatatgTTGAGTCTGTGAGAAGAGACTTAATTCATATAGTATATCGCAAATGTCATCGGTTTGCCATCCATTATCCATCcgtctttattttctctttcaggCCTACTGAAGCAAGTGGATGCAGGAGGAGACCAGTTTGTGGCAGGGGTAAACATGCATGATAATGTGTACTGCCTGGGACGGGACGCCACTGTGGGGTACAAAGGACCTGGCTCCCCCATATCCTGGACTGGTATTACAGGGAGCCTCATGTACTACAGCTGTGGCCCCAATGTCTGTTGGGGTGTCAATTCAGCCAATCAAATCTTTTTCAGGAAGGTAAGAATAGAATCAGCCATAAGCAAAATGTTTGTAATAATCATATGTTGATTAGTATGTTTTACTAAATGACACACatagaacacatttattttacacgATTATAGCCCCTTTTATGTAAATGCAAAATTGTtaacaaaacaaagaaccaCATATGGAGTATACAGGAATATAAAATGTGTAACAGAACtagtatatacagtcaggtctatatatttggacattgacaaagttattgttattttaactGTCTACCACCTGATATTGAAGTTGTAAGTAACATTAACACAAGCTCAAATTGCAGACGttctgctttaatttgagggtattggatatcttattttcaggtcgTCCTCTAAGCGATACtgaaactctttgcatttgaatggatctctatggcaATTGGGGGGTGGGCCTAGAACAcgtgttggctaaatggctttaagtcataaAGGGTCCAATGGaggaaatgagcctcaaaccatcatgcatttttgagaaacaacccttgaagtgatccatccatatctactgcatggggtgacattggctcaggctgtaagagcagttgtctggcagtcggagggttgccgcttCGATCACgccctgggcgtgtcgaagtgtcttgagcaagacacctaacccataaatgctcctgacgagctggttggtgccttgcatggcagccaatcgccgtgggtgcgtgcgtgcgtgcgtgcgtgcgtgacagacagacagacagacccgacccgacccgacccgacccgaccccaccccaccccaccccaccccaccataaatgccaaccatttacctggcagcagcatggtggtttgaggctcatttgataccttgatgacttaaagccatttagccaagaaatgtgttctatactttCAGTGTAATTTACATCTGAATCTAGTTCCAACGCTCAATTGCCATAGAgttccattcaaatgcaaagagttttagtatcgctttatttttgagcccctaaaattggttataaaaagggctgtaattcctacaccatgCACAACATGTTTGGTTACCGCGCAATGGCTTATTAATACACAAGTGTGCCTTGGCGTATGCTCATAAGATATTAAGTTGAGCCTGTGTACTTTCAGGGGGTGACTCCAGCAGCGTGCCAAGGGAATGACTGGCAGCACATTGCAGGGGCGTTGGTGATGATTGAAGTGGGGACTGACGGCAGTGTTTATGGAGTCAATGCTGGGGGAGACGTATTCCGCAGGTAAGATGGTGATTCACACAGAAAAGGAAAACGCACACGCATTGTCGTGAGctacggaccccttgccgagctcagacctcacgttcccacgagcagtaccccacgaggaggtgtctcggggacgaactctccgaatgtcctggagccctggtaagttctactgaacttccagcccagtctcgaagtgaaggggtgtgatgcaaatctggtatatgatttcctgtattcactgtattcctctaaaagatgatttctcacatatgattatagtcagatatactttattatagtgaaaagaatagagttatacagctgacaggttaaatatcatctttcagtttgctaatcacatacattgaaggttcatataaccccttttgctctttctaattcacctttccaccagatgttaaattcaaggtacatCCCTCAAATATCcaccatcctctttggcctttaccttatcctatggctcccccttcacggagataaaagctactgaacttccattaatacaatgggtacgaacacccctaaagtctactacttatttatatcgtatatagtatcttactgaaaaataaaagacataaaaatgaaaggaaacttataacgttgaacttctatgtattacttttcctacttttacaagtaatatagattataattaccacccatgccctaaatatagccatctcgttttctgcgggatttgatccctcctccttgctgttgatgagctctttgaacagctgcattggtttgggaatctgggccaggatcaggacccagactttcgaaataCGTGACTTTGCTCCAGTCACTGGCTCCAATGCCGCAGATGTCCTTGGTAACAGCCTTCACCTGCACTTCGTACCGAGAGTACCTGTTGTATGGGATATGCACTGGTGTGTCCGGTAAACTATACTTCTCCTGCCAGTCAGAGGACCCGCTGCTTCTGTAGCGGTCTGTGTACTTCCAGcagtcttcgaacacgtcggggggtttgcagtgcagccgcagcatgtgcctctcctcactgacactgaggttagggggggaaggcttcaggttcttgcgtgggtccagcaggaaggtgttatGTAGCGTGGAGGGACAATTAGGactgctcattagctctgaaccgcatatttttcctcttacgggcgttcttgctaccacctcaatggcgtgtgcgaggggttaacaatgcattcctgcctaacccatcctcCTGTCaatctcatcaggcgggcctagggccgggtcctcgacagcaTGTACATATGATTTTCAAGATATGTAGCTTCTGTCCATTAGCATACAGTAGATTCTCTTGGAAAGCAATAGGTGTACAGTCgggtccagaattatttgcacccttGAGGCGTGCAAAGGTTGCATCATGGCAAACATGGCGAAAACCCTTGTTTTTTGTTCAACTCTGAAtataaacaattttaaaaaagtacaaCTCACAGCCAGATTAATTTCAGTTTATGGAGTTACAACAAGTATTCCAACGTCTAAGTCTAAAGACGAACGTCGGTTGCCAGTCTCCCAAAAAAGGCATGCATTTTAACAAGCTGAAAGGGGTGGGGACACTACCTCTTTTCCTGGTCCACACATACTTCATGATTGCATAGGGTATTTTTCAATGAGTTTCTCTACAGTCCTCTCTCAGTGCGTATGATTATTCCTGAGTAAACCCCTGTTACCTCTAACAGCCCTGCAGCCCTTGCTGTTTGGTAGCTTTTGATTGGGCCCACTCACTGCACTCTTATCCTGCATACTGACCACTAGCTTTCTGTCCGGAATTCAGAACAATATGCAGAATGCAGACCCAGTAGGCGTAGCTTTCAGTTCaaagtttttattataaatTTGGCAGATCAGGCAGAGGTCGATAGCCAGCAAATTGAATCAGCAGGGAATAAGCAGTTTGTGAGTAAAGTATCCAGGCAGAGGGccaatacaccagcaaacagagatgaaaggataatccaaaacgaaGTCGTAGTCACAGGCGAAGGTTCGATGACAAGCGggcagaacaaacaaacagaatccAGAGGCGGaagttgaaaacaaaacaggtggTAGCAGGTCAGAGTATTATTTTCCTATAACCTTGCTAATGAGAACAGATCAAACAGGGTTGTAGAATTTGTTTCACAGCTAATATATTccacaaatatgaaaaatgcagGCAACATACACTAGGTactaaaaaaatgcattttgaattcATGCAAGTAGTCCGGTGACCTGGTGACAAAAAtgttactgtaggctacattgcaTTGAGTTAGATGGTGAGCTTTTCTTCGGGGATGATGCAGTTGGCTTGTAGTTGCAGCAGGCAATTTTAGGCTGtgaaggttttttatttttttattttttcctcagcAACAGGGAATATTTTTTCTCCTGTTCCCATTGTATTTcaattcatacatttgtgtCTAAACTAAAAAACAAATTGTCTAGCATTATTGGCAAGCTAGTCGTGGTATAAatgggataataccctatgaacgagtcagttatgTGAAAATAATTGCCATGCAGGATGGTAAACAGCCCAACACGAACCACCTTGTTGGGTAATTATTTCCTAATAACTGGAGTTGAGTTGGGGTGCAGTTGAAAAGGAATAGTGGTTTGGTTACCCCTGTGTCTCCCAACTACGGTTCGGAGACAGAAGCAGGAATAGTAACACTGTGAAAAGAATACCAATTCATGTCGTCTGAAGTTCTGAAATGCATAGAAGTTGAGGTCCCCCCCCATGCTTAGGAACCGTTGTTGAAAAAACTGTGGTACCATACATTATTTTATCGGCTACAGATAGTTGAATTACTTTCACTGTTGAAAAGAATCGAATGGAAATAAACGGTCGTGTGGTTTAAGGAATTAAACCGGATTCTTTGGCATTTTGTATTAGAATTACTTTGTCATTATTACGGCAATATTAGGCCTATTTCTTGTAGCCTATATGTCACTGTGAGAACATCATTAAATGTGCAATTGAAATGGACTGTGCACTATGATTGCTAAATTCACAAAGCCTATGGTTAAAAGAAATGAttgtttaaaatttaaataatgcaAATGCTGCAAGGTatcaaatgttcttttttaataGGAAAAAAATATGGATTGGCAGTTTTCATTTAATAAAGCTTTCAACAAACCATCAATACAAGGCAAACTCAAGCAAACGAGTTTAGGAACATGCTCAACAGTCCATGTGGATTAAAAGTGTGTCTCAAGCTTTGAGCTATCCTCATGTGTTTATCTCTCTCCCAACAGAGATGGGATCACTGCCACAAACCCAGCAGGAACGGACTGGATTTTAACGAGCCCATGCACCAAGAGCAAGCACGTGAGCTACGACCTGGGACATCTGTGGGTCATCACCACTGATGAGAGGATCCTGGACTGTGTTGTTTAAGTGCTTCATCACACAATCACCACATTTTAACCAAATAAATGATATGCAACCCTAAATACCTCTACGAACCTTCATACTGTTACACAGTGCCTTTTGCTTCACATGGTAACGTATCGTTTTTCACACAGTCCATGTTATGAGATGTGAACGATAAGATCTTGAACAAATGGTATTCTCACGACACCATTATTGACATTATTTCTCTGGTTTGTTTTTCCAAGCTACACCCTCCCTCTTCATCAGTAACATGTTTTCATCAGCATTTCATGGCACTTTCAGCTTTTTTGGGACACTGACATTGGATTATCACTTTCACATATTGGGTCTAATATTGTCTTTGGATTTAATATGCCCTCATATATATAAGTTTACTTTACTTGCAAAAGGACAAGCTTTGGTCTTGGGTTTGCCTTTTTACACCCACACACCGAGTCTGACCTACACCATTATAGAAAAGGCAGTTTACTTGCTGAACATGTGGGGCTATACTAGGAAATACAAGAGTCTTATTGAATGTGCCCAACCCTGTAAAAGTTCTTGCACAGTtttcaaataacaaaataaattcaaagGCTGGCAGGTGTTGCAAGATACTCACCttattggaataaaaaaatttgTCTTATCAGCTGCTACATGAGGTGCTGCTACACGGTAAAATCAATTGCACGCATGTAATATCAAttacaaatgcaaacaaaaaggACTAAATACTTTTGTCATTGAAGTAACAACAAGGGCTTTGTGGCCCATCACAATTAGAATGTACTGCATATGCAGGATAACTGTCTGTCTTCATAGTGTCtcaagtgtgggagggaggagaggtcaACCCTTTTCTCATTCAGAAACCCTGTCTGCGCCAAACTCTGGGTTCATGCTCTTGCACATGAATGCAAACGAGCTGAATGGAACCACTTCCAAAATCGATGGGCTAGTTCCACGTGGGAACATAAATGTACAATGGTAAATGGGTGgcttttatatagcacctttatccaaactgctggataattgatgcttctcattcacccattcatacacacactcacacaccgacagcgattggctgccatgcaaggcaccaagcagCTCCTCAGGACCAATTTGTggttagttgtcttgctcagggacactgcgacacccagggcgggatcgaaccggcaaccgtccagatgactgctcttactgcctgagctaatgttgcccccAGGGTACTGAGCCAATTTCATGGCAATCCGATTGTTATTTTTCCAGATGTCTGCCATGGGTGGAGGGATGGCTGTCATATACGTAACCTCCTTGGGGGGAGTCATGATGAATGTAAAACACAACCACTGATAAATTCCAACTTTAATAAGAAGTGAACTTGACTTACTCTATTTCATTTGCCCTCTCATTTAGAGGTATGTTCTTGATTTTAAAAATACTGGgaaacattacaaaatgtgAATGAGAATTATGAAAAATATCCAACTGCACAGCTGTAATACCAAGAATTAAGGAAATATTTAAGATGAAATTGGGCATATGTGTGTCTTTTGAAGCTTTTACAAGGGGAGGAAAATAATAGTAAGATATTCAAGTATACTGGA is a window of Conger conger chromosome 1, fConCon1.1, whole genome shotgun sequence DNA encoding:
- the LOC133110581 gene encoding fish-egg lectin-like: MRGGTIILLFLCLLGTSLAMDCREVAGKLKQIDAGVGQVFGVANDNSIYTIYGRTWTHIPGALKHVTVGPAGVWGVNTDNQIFKLVGGVWVLVEGLLKQVDAGGDQFVAGVNMHDNVYCLGRDATVGYKGPGSPISWTGITGSLMYYSCGPNVCWGVNSANQIFFRKGVTPAACQGNDWQHIAGALVMIEVGTDGSVYGVNAGGDVFRRDGITATNPAGTDWILTSPCTKSKHVSYDLGHLWVITTDERILDCVV